The window TTTCATGCTGGCCTCCCGCTTTGGCACCGATGCGGTGCTCGACCTGCCGCTTGCGGGTCAGGGCGGCAGCTACAACGGCCCGCCCCGGCTGATCGGCATCGGTGCCGGCAATCTCGATCTCAACGGCCAGCCGGTGGCAGAGAGCAACCTGCCAGCGGCGCTCGCCCTGCTGATGGACAGCCCCGGTGACATGCTGGTGCTGCGCGGGCGCGATCAGGCCGATGTGCAGCGGATCACCGATGTGACCACCCTGCTGCGGCAGGCCGGGTTCAGCAATTTTGTGCTGGTGGACTGAGGAGACCCCGTGGACCTGACCGATCCCCCCCGCCGGATGCGCACGGAATCCATCGTGCCGATGATCAACGTCGTATTTCTGCTGCTGATCTTCTTCCTCATGACCTCGCGGCTCGCCCAGCCTGACCCGTTCGAGGTGACCCCGCCCGCCGCCGCGCTGGAGGGTGAGCCAACATCCGATGCCGTGCTCTTTATCGACGCTACCGGGCGGCTGAACTTCGACGGCCACGAAGGCACCGCCGCGCTCAGCCGACTTGCCGACGCCAGCGGCAAAACCATTCAGCTGCGCGCCGATGCCCGGTTGCCCGCAACCGATCTGGCGCGGATCCTGCGTCAGCTGGCCGCCGCCGGGCTTAGCCGCGCCGAACTGGTGGTGCGCCCACAATGAAACGCGCCGCCGAACTCACTGTCTTTGCCGGGATCGCCACGGTGATTCACGTTGCCCTGTTTGCCAGCGCCCCCAGATCCGGCGCCCAGTCCAGCGGCGCCGGCGGCGATGCTCTCGTCTCGGTTCAGGCCGCCAGCGCCACCGTGGTCGAGATGGTCGAAACCTGGGAGCGCCCGCCGCAGACCCAGCCCCGGATCGACACCGATCTGACCCCGCCACAGACCGCCCCTTCGGCCCCCGTGATACCGCAGTTCGACCTGGCGCAGGCGCCCAGCGCCGCACGGCAGCTCGCGATCAGCCCTCCGCCCCCCGCTGACAGGCTCGACGTCGACAGCGCACCACCGCCGCCGCCGCCAGCGCCACCGCAGACCGTGCCGCGACCACAGCCCGATCCCGATCTGCGCGCCCGCGCGAAACCACGCGCCAAGCCGGAGCCGCAACCGCAAAACGCCCGCAAAGCCGAACAGAGATCATCGGGGCGCGATGCCCAGCGCGCTGCCGGATCGGGCGGCGGCGCCGAGGCGGGTCAGGCGGGCAGCTCCGCAGCCGCCACCGCAGAGGCCGGTCGACAGGCCAAGCTTCAGGCGATCTGGGGGGCCAAGATCCGCGCCCGTATCGAACGGCGCAAACGCTACCCGTCAGGCGCGCGCGGCAACGGGCGGGTGGTGGTGCGTCTCACCGTTGCCCGCAGCGGTCAGCTGATCAGCCACCGGATCGCCAGATCCTCCGGCAATGCCGCGCTGGATCAGGCCGCGCTTCAGGCCGTCGCCCGCGCCGCAAATTTCCCCGCCGCCCCCCGGCAGCTGACGCTTAGCCAGATGACATTCAGCCTGCCGATGGATTTTTCGAAGTAACGGCGCGACCGGCCAAGCGCGCCCTTGTGCAGGTGTGAAACCCTGTCCGCGCCCCGTCGCAGGATCACCGCGCCACCGATGCGCCCGCAGGCCGGCGCCAGTGTCGGTGTCAGTGTCGGTGTCGGCGCCTGTTCGCCTAATCTGTTCGCCTAATCTGGTCGCCCAGTCTGTTAACCTCACAGAAATATCCGTTGCGGTCTTACCAGATATCCGCGCCCGCACGCTCTGCAACGCCCAGAAAAAGTATCAGCCTGCCTGTCTAATTGTTTCGCGCGCGAAACAATTAGACAGGCAGGCTGACCTTTTCCACAGCGCGAGCTGACAACCGGGCTGCCCCAGACACGGACCATGCCGCGCCACCTCGGACCCAAGGTTTACGCCGCAGGCCGCTGTGCCTCAGCCACCGCAAGCTCCGCCATCTCAAGGATCGCCGCGCGGGTGTCGGCCACCGCGATGAACCGGGCGTTGTGGCAGAATTTGGCCCCCTTGACCCCGCAGGCCGCCTCAAGCGCGGCATCGGTCAGCCCGGCCCAGGCCGCAGGCAGATCGGCGCGGCTTTCAAAGCTGTCGCCGCTCTTGCGGATGGTGGTCAGCGTCCAGTCGCTGCTGCGCGGATGGACCACGAACAAGAGATGGTCAGCCCCGGCCGCCTCGACCGCCGCGCGAAAGGGCATTCCCATCGGCAGCTCCAGCACCCGTGCCGCACCTGCGGCCTCGATCGCGCTCAGCACCATGACCTCGGCGCGCCGTTTCGCCGCCCTCCCCCGGACCGCCGCCTCGACAAAGGCGCGCGCCACCGGCAGTGCTGCCAGAAACGCCTGATCATCCGCGCCCTCGCGGCTGTCGTCAAACGCCGGCTTCAGCGTCTCCAGCAGCACCGGCAGCGTCATTCCCGCCAGCGGCCCCGCAACCGAAGGTTCAATCGCGCCATTGTCCAG of the Phaeobacter sp. A36a-5a genome contains:
- a CDS encoding ExbD/TolR family protein, translated to MHLTQAQRPRRKPSLTPMIDVVFLLLVFFMLASRFGTDAVLDLPLAGQGGSYNGPPRLIGIGAGNLDLNGQPVAESNLPAALALLMDSPGDMLVLRGRDQADVQRITDVTTLLRQAGFSNFVLVD
- a CDS encoding ExbD/TolR family protein → MDLTDPPRRMRTESIVPMINVVFLLLIFFLMTSRLAQPDPFEVTPPAAALEGEPTSDAVLFIDATGRLNFDGHEGTAALSRLADASGKTIQLRADARLPATDLARILRQLAAAGLSRAELVVRPQ
- a CDS encoding TonB family protein translates to MKRAAELTVFAGIATVIHVALFASAPRSGAQSSGAGGDALVSVQAASATVVEMVETWERPPQTQPRIDTDLTPPQTAPSAPVIPQFDLAQAPSAARQLAISPPPPADRLDVDSAPPPPPPAPPQTVPRPQPDPDLRARAKPRAKPEPQPQNARKAEQRSSGRDAQRAAGSGGGAEAGQAGSSAAATAEAGRQAKLQAIWGAKIRARIERRKRYPSGARGNGRVVVRLTVARSGQLISHRIARSSGNAALDQAALQAVARAANFPAAPRQLTLSQMTFSLPMDFSK
- a CDS encoding MYG1 family protein, encoding MTITHLVTHSGGFHADELLSSVILTRLFPDATLLRSREEAWITPQAGRIIYDVGRAYDAEAQVFDHHQRPNPLRDDGQPYSSFGLIWRHYGRDYLRSLAVPEADIEVIHHSFDQGFVLPVDLLDNGAIEPSVAGPLAGMTLPVLLETLKPAFDDSREGADDQAFLAALPVARAFVEAAVRGRAAKRRAEVMVLSAIEAAGAARVLELPMGMPFRAAVEAAGADHLLFVVHPRSSDWTLTTIRKSGDSFESRADLPAAWAGLTDAALEAACGVKGAKFCHNARFIAVADTRAAILEMAELAVAEAQRPAA